In a genomic window of Streptomyces sp. NBC_01231:
- a CDS encoding acyltransferase family protein, which produces MTNPLRPHGQNRSPLPPAQSSADGVPSPRTPQNHRGEPAPPRAAAGSKPGAKQRDAFFDNAKYLAIVLVAVGHSWEPIKGDSRILEGLYTVVYSFHMPAFIIISGYFSRSFDMRADRLKRLITGVVVPYVLFETAYSLFKRFVDHSPGQEISLLDPWYLTWFLCALFVWRMTTPIWNLVRWPLPLALGIAMLASVSPEIGNDLDMQRVLQFLPYFVLGLCMKPEHFRLVRRRSMRIVSVPVFAAALAVGWWAVPRMNTSWFYHRDAAQEMAAPWWSGPVMVLALFGCSLLLTACFFAWVPGRRMWFTALGAGTLYGYLLHGFLIKGADFAGLFDHAWLERPLGEIFVSVLAAAVVTVLCTAPVRRVFRFAMEPTMEWAFKRDAAEVARGREKTDKEHKKHEAGVREREKVNA; this is translated from the coding sequence GTGACGAACCCGCTGCGACCGCACGGCCAGAATCGATCGCCACTCCCCCCGGCTCAGTCGTCGGCGGACGGAGTGCCGAGTCCGCGCACGCCGCAGAACCACCGCGGCGAACCGGCCCCGCCCCGGGCCGCCGCCGGTTCCAAGCCCGGCGCCAAACAGCGCGACGCGTTCTTCGACAACGCGAAGTACCTGGCGATCGTCCTGGTGGCCGTGGGCCACTCCTGGGAGCCCATCAAGGGTGACAGCCGGATCCTGGAGGGCCTGTACACGGTCGTGTACTCCTTCCACATGCCGGCGTTCATCATCATCTCCGGGTACTTCTCGCGCAGTTTCGACATGCGCGCCGACCGGCTCAAGCGGCTGATCACCGGCGTGGTCGTGCCGTACGTCCTGTTCGAGACGGCCTACTCGCTGTTCAAGCGCTTCGTCGATCACTCGCCGGGGCAGGAGATCAGCCTGCTGGATCCCTGGTACCTGACCTGGTTCCTGTGCGCGCTGTTCGTCTGGCGGATGACCACGCCGATCTGGAACCTGGTGCGGTGGCCGCTGCCGCTCGCTCTCGGCATCGCCATGCTGGCGTCCGTCTCGCCCGAGATCGGCAACGACCTGGACATGCAGCGGGTGCTGCAGTTCCTGCCGTACTTCGTGCTCGGCCTGTGCATGAAGCCCGAGCACTTCCGGCTGGTGCGCCGGCGGTCCATGCGGATCGTGTCGGTGCCGGTGTTCGCGGCCGCGCTGGCGGTCGGCTGGTGGGCCGTGCCCCGGATGAACACGTCGTGGTTCTACCACCGTGACGCCGCACAGGAGATGGCCGCGCCCTGGTGGTCCGGACCGGTCATGGTCCTCGCGCTGTTCGGCTGCTCGCTGCTGCTGACCGCCTGTTTCTTCGCCTGGGTGCCGGGCCGCCGGATGTGGTTCACGGCGCTCGGCGCGGGCACGCTGTACGGCTACCTGCTGCACGGCTTCCTCATCAAGGGCGCCGACTTCGCGGGCTTGTTCGACCACGCCTGGCTGGAGCGGCCGCTCGGCGAGATCTTCGTGAGTGTCCTCGCGGCCGCCGTCGTGACCGTCCTCTGCACCGCGCCGGTGCGCCGGGTCTTCCGGTTCGCGATGGAACCGACGATGGAGTGGGCCTTCAAGCGGGACGCGGCCGAAGTGGCGCGCGGGCGCGAGAAGACCGACAAGGAGCACAAGAAGCACGAGGCGGGCGTACGCGAGCGCGAGAAGGTCAACGCCTAG
- a CDS encoding DUF6177 family protein: protein MTKDVITLTKKMPDPLSVIAGLLSGGPDRLVGTEGEGAVVQLCDEQGRPLVSVEAPLLVQVRGEAERLLGASAPEVPYWWTEARATTGVKEAEQLAGTFAARLATLVGGTPWPPEVAWSLAVVDTDGMSVAPVPAAAQPAVDVLTDKVAVIIQDRPVVAMTAWLSDAFRAAAGAELGLQIVTPASTRLSPAVRASLPGWPSRWVVQDERDGYYDGLSGAVLEWNNGFFATVVPPDATQEDPRTPVAASFQEGLAEQGDTGERQLAISFRTVHPADDRLVLGGAVEAVWQEITGEPPSGWGTEEPANLPWSLRQLTDVAYERAPAPTWLVVVGTPERPGLATVRITRTKGGVEEDVTLAFGYGPGEQVPTDAVQSAAEALATRHDLQSMLVQIRRARRDLSVPPRFEGPGVPYAFVLGAEEVRAMPGDRARRTPLAEAPRELGPRTRPALYYPLPGDPSDLSGWQDFERLMRHLKGES from the coding sequence ATGACGAAGGACGTCATCACCCTCACGAAGAAGATGCCCGACCCCTTGAGTGTCATCGCGGGTCTCCTGTCCGGCGGCCCCGACCGCCTGGTGGGCACCGAGGGAGAAGGCGCCGTGGTGCAGCTCTGCGACGAGCAGGGCCGCCCGCTGGTCTCCGTCGAGGCACCCCTGCTGGTGCAGGTCAGGGGCGAGGCCGAGCGGCTGCTCGGAGCCAGTGCGCCCGAGGTGCCGTACTGGTGGACCGAGGCCCGCGCCACGACCGGCGTCAAGGAGGCCGAGCAGCTCGCCGGCACCTTCGCCGCCCGGCTCGCCACCCTGGTGGGCGGCACCCCCTGGCCGCCCGAGGTCGCCTGGTCGCTGGCCGTGGTCGACACCGACGGGATGAGCGTGGCGCCGGTGCCGGCCGCCGCCCAGCCCGCCGTGGACGTCCTCACCGACAAGGTCGCCGTCATCATCCAGGACCGCCCGGTGGTCGCGATGACCGCCTGGCTCTCCGACGCCTTCCGTGCCGCCGCGGGCGCCGAACTCGGCCTCCAGATCGTCACCCCCGCCAGCACCCGCCTCTCTCCGGCGGTCCGGGCCAGCCTGCCGGGCTGGCCCTCGCGCTGGGTGGTGCAGGACGAACGGGACGGCTACTACGACGGCCTCTCCGGAGCCGTCCTGGAGTGGAACAACGGCTTCTTCGCCACGGTCGTGCCCCCGGACGCGACCCAGGAGGACCCGCGCACCCCGGTCGCCGCCTCCTTCCAGGAGGGCCTCGCCGAACAGGGCGACACCGGCGAACGCCAGCTCGCCATCTCCTTCCGCACCGTGCACCCGGCCGACGACCGCCTCGTCCTCGGCGGCGCCGTGGAAGCCGTCTGGCAGGAGATCACCGGCGAGCCGCCGTCCGGCTGGGGCACCGAGGAACCCGCCAACCTCCCCTGGTCCCTGCGCCAGTTGACCGACGTGGCGTACGAGCGCGCGCCCGCACCGACCTGGCTGGTCGTCGTCGGCACCCCGGAGCGCCCCGGACTCGCGACGGTCCGCATCACCCGGACCAAGGGCGGCGTCGAGGAGGACGTGACGCTCGCCTTCGGGTACGGCCCGGGAGAGCAGGTCCCGACGGACGCCGTCCAGTCGGCCGCGGAGGCCCTCGCCACCCGGCACGACCTGCAGTCCATGCTGGTCCAGATCCGCCGGGCCCGCCGTGACCTGTCCGTCCCGCCCCGCTTCGAGGGCCCCGGCGTGCCGTACGCCTTCGTCCTGGGCGCCGAGGAGGTCCGTGCGATGCCCGGCGACCGGGCCCGCCGCACCCCGCTCGCTGAGGCCCCGCGCGAACTGGGCCCACGGACTCGTCCCGCGCTGTACTACCCCCTGCCGGGCGATCCCTCGGACCTGTCGGGCTGGCAGGACTTCGAGCGACTGATGAGACATCTCAAGGGTGAGAGCTGA
- the eccCa gene encoding type VII secretion protein EccCa, protein MSTRLIHRPARTTRPPASPEPRTIEAPPNLPDGKTGSIATSLLPVAGVMSSVVMMTVVRNSQFAGLGAIILVVTIAGSLVMVFSQRGKAQRTRRTQREAYLSYLEDTREELSKEERERRESTRVLNPPPDALYDIVRDPARLWERRRTDADFLRVRVGTGEMPVRDLKVGQPSSSVLTPPDQFMLNEASALVSRFSNGTELPLTVPLDRVGNISVIGSREDTLRVARALLVQAAATHAPDDVAMALAAPGDRIADWEWAKWLPHLLDSEQFDGPVAARRIAPSLPQLARQIGPELRRRASYAAEVRRGLSGKDALAMTSRLLVVADGHGEDAIDLPRPDDAVGLRDMSITVLHLLDQRIQEPGSVGVRITVDGEQIVIEDLRMPEPISAHGTVDEIGTPFAEGLARMLAPMRMSAESMVDAPLTGPVDFAELLGIDDVADLDLNRMWAPRGERAFLRVPIGISDSHEPVLLDLKESSELGMGPHGLCVGATGSGKSELLRTLVLALVATHPPEELSLVLVDYKGGATFAPFADLPHVAGVITNLENQAGLVERVHASLAGEVKRRQQVLKNAGNVADIGHYAALRAEKRPDLDPLPHLFVVIDEFGELLTAKPDFIDLFLSIGRIGRSIGVHLLLSSQRIEGGKLKGLDTYLSYRLGLRTFSADESRTVLDTTDAFHLPPLPGFGYLKVDTSHYERFKASYVSGAYNGPVQRDAEDTGPLALAYEAYNTLGQDEGSGAEEPKMRRRETGPTELGVLINQLENAGARSVRQIWLPPLPSAVPLDKVAGPVEVGARGMQLAKRRGPLQVPLGILDDPTRQWQGQWYLDLTLSGGHAAIIGGPQSGKTTLLRSLALSLALTHTPQEVGIYGLDLVGGGMQALSGLPHVGGVAGRADRERAARTIDSVRAMLDQREELFRIHNIDSLEQLRTLRAAGRVPELASTEIVLLIDGFGALRDDFENLDDAVVDILKRGGGYGIHVVAGMLRWNDVRIATQSQFGTRVELRLNDPSESSIDRKLGETLSPEEKGRVLTDGKLFAQVALPRVDGLADTADLGTVLERTARQLRATWTGEVAQPVRVLPHVLEPELLPGPAAEPHRVPVGLDQTQLAPVLLDLFQHDQHLMIMGDSECGKTNLLKVIAQGLIERYGDDELVFGVFDPRRGLRGAIPEEYRGGYAYNSKLAAGLAAGIAGELEKRLPDESADTEDLEPGSFSGPRIVILVDDYDVLTTAGQQPLAPFVPYIPSAVDIGLHFILTRRVAGASRGLYEPLQQGLRESGASALVMSGDRSEGQLFPGVYASVQPPGRGVLVRRGQTNRLIQTVYTGTR, encoded by the coding sequence ATGAGCACCCGACTGATCCACCGGCCTGCACGCACCACCCGGCCCCCGGCCTCCCCGGAGCCGCGCACCATCGAGGCACCGCCCAACCTGCCCGACGGCAAGACGGGCTCCATAGCGACCTCACTGCTGCCGGTCGCCGGTGTGATGTCGTCCGTCGTGATGATGACCGTCGTGCGCAACAGCCAGTTCGCGGGGCTGGGCGCGATCATCCTCGTCGTGACCATCGCCGGCTCCCTCGTCATGGTCTTCTCCCAGCGCGGCAAGGCCCAGCGCACCCGCCGCACCCAGCGCGAGGCCTACCTCTCCTACCTGGAGGACACGCGCGAGGAGCTGTCCAAGGAGGAGCGGGAACGGCGTGAGAGCACGCGAGTGCTCAACCCGCCGCCGGACGCGCTGTACGACATCGTGCGTGACCCCGCCCGGCTGTGGGAGCGGCGCCGGACGGACGCCGACTTCCTGCGGGTGCGGGTCGGCACCGGGGAGATGCCGGTGCGCGACCTGAAGGTGGGCCAGCCGAGCTCCTCGGTGCTCACCCCGCCCGACCAGTTCATGCTGAACGAGGCGTCCGCGCTGGTGTCCCGGTTCAGCAACGGCACCGAACTCCCGCTGACCGTCCCGCTCGACCGGGTCGGCAACATCAGCGTCATCGGCAGCCGGGAGGACACGCTGAGGGTGGCCCGCGCGCTGCTTGTGCAGGCCGCCGCCACCCACGCCCCCGACGACGTGGCCATGGCGCTGGCCGCGCCCGGTGACCGGATCGCCGACTGGGAGTGGGCCAAGTGGCTGCCCCACCTGCTCGACAGCGAGCAGTTCGACGGCCCCGTCGCCGCCCGCCGCATCGCGCCCTCGCTGCCCCAACTGGCCCGCCAGATCGGCCCCGAGCTGCGCCGCCGCGCCTCCTACGCGGCCGAGGTGCGCCGCGGACTGTCCGGCAAGGACGCCCTCGCCATGACCTCCCGGCTGCTGGTCGTCGCCGACGGGCACGGGGAGGACGCCATCGACCTGCCGCGTCCGGACGACGCGGTCGGGCTGCGGGACATGAGCATCACCGTGCTGCACCTGCTGGACCAGCGGATCCAGGAGCCGGGCAGTGTCGGCGTACGGATCACCGTCGACGGCGAGCAGATCGTCATCGAGGACCTGCGGATGCCGGAGCCGATCAGCGCCCACGGCACCGTCGACGAGATCGGCACCCCCTTCGCCGAAGGCCTCGCCCGGATGCTCGCCCCCATGCGGATGTCCGCCGAGTCCATGGTCGACGCCCCGCTCACCGGCCCCGTCGACTTCGCCGAACTGCTCGGCATCGACGATGTCGCCGACCTCGACCTGAACCGGATGTGGGCGCCGCGCGGTGAACGGGCCTTCCTGCGCGTCCCCATCGGCATCAGCGACTCCCACGAGCCCGTCCTGCTCGACCTGAAGGAGTCCTCCGAACTCGGCATGGGCCCGCACGGCCTGTGCGTCGGCGCCACCGGCTCCGGCAAGTCGGAGCTGCTGCGCACCCTCGTCCTCGCGCTGGTCGCCACCCACCCGCCGGAGGAGCTCTCCCTGGTCCTCGTCGACTACAAGGGCGGCGCCACCTTCGCCCCCTTCGCGGACCTCCCGCACGTCGCCGGCGTCATCACCAACCTGGAGAACCAGGCCGGCCTCGTCGAACGCGTCCACGCCTCCCTGGCCGGCGAGGTCAAGCGCCGCCAGCAGGTGCTCAAGAACGCGGGCAACGTCGCCGACATCGGCCACTACGCCGCCCTGCGTGCCGAGAAGCGCCCCGACCTGGACCCGCTGCCGCACCTGTTCGTGGTGATCGACGAATTCGGCGAACTCCTCACCGCCAAGCCGGACTTCATCGACCTGTTCCTGTCCATCGGCCGCATCGGCCGCTCCATCGGCGTCCACCTGCTGCTGTCCAGCCAGCGCATCGAGGGCGGCAAGCTCAAGGGCCTGGACACCTACCTGTCGTACCGGCTCGGCCTGCGCACCTTCTCCGCCGACGAGTCCCGTACGGTCCTGGACACCACGGACGCCTTCCACCTGCCCCCGCTGCCCGGCTTCGGCTACCTCAAGGTCGACACCAGCCACTACGAGCGGTTCAAGGCCAGCTACGTCTCCGGCGCCTACAACGGCCCCGTGCAGCGCGACGCCGAGGACACCGGGCCGCTGGCCCTGGCGTACGAGGCGTACAACACCCTCGGCCAGGACGAGGGTTCGGGCGCCGAGGAGCCGAAAATGCGGCGCCGGGAGACCGGGCCCACCGAACTCGGCGTCCTCATCAACCAGTTGGAGAACGCAGGCGCCCGCTCGGTACGCCAGATCTGGCTGCCCCCTCTGCCTTCCGCCGTCCCCCTCGACAAGGTCGCCGGGCCCGTGGAAGTGGGCGCGCGCGGCATGCAGCTGGCCAAGCGGCGCGGGCCGCTCCAGGTGCCGCTGGGCATCCTCGACGACCCGACCAGGCAGTGGCAGGGCCAGTGGTACCTGGACCTCACGCTCTCCGGCGGACATGCGGCGATCATCGGCGGCCCGCAGTCCGGCAAGACCACCCTGCTGCGCTCGCTCGCCCTCTCGCTGGCCCTGACGCACACCCCGCAGGAGGTCGGAATCTACGGTCTCGACCTGGTCGGCGGCGGCATGCAGGCCCTGTCCGGGCTCCCGCACGTCGGCGGGGTCGCCGGCCGCGCCGACCGCGAACGCGCCGCCCGCACCATCGACTCCGTACGCGCCATGCTCGACCAGCGCGAGGAGCTCTTCCGCATCCACAACATCGACTCGCTGGAGCAGCTGCGCACCCTGCGCGCCGCAGGCCGGGTGCCCGAGCTGGCCTCCACCGAGATCGTGCTGCTCATCGACGGCTTCGGCGCCCTGCGCGACGACTTCGAGAACCTCGACGACGCCGTCGTCGACATCCTCAAACGCGGCGGCGGCTACGGCATCCACGTCGTCGCCGGCATGCTCCGCTGGAACGACGTGCGCATCGCCACCCAGTCCCAGTTCGGCACCCGGGTCGAGCTGCGCCTGAACGACCCCAGCGAGTCCAGCATCGACCGCAAGCTCGGCGAGACCCTCTCCCCGGAGGAGAAGGGCCGCGTCCTCACCGACGGCAAGCTGTTCGCCCAGGTCGCCCTGCCCCGTGTCGACGGCCTCGCCGACACCGCCGACCTCGGCACGGTCCTGGAGCGCACCGCCCGACAGCTCCGCGCCACCTGGACCGGCGAGGTCGCCCAGCCTGTGCGCGTACTGCCGCACGTCCTGGAACCGGAGCTGCTCCCCGGCCCGGCGGCCGAGCCGCACCGCGTGCCCGTCGGCCTCGACCAGACCCAGCTGGCGCCCGTCCTGCTCGACCTGTTCCAGCACGACCAGCACCTGATGATCATGGGCGACAGCGAGTGCGGCAAGACCAACCTGCTCAAGGTGATCGCGCAGGGCCTGATCGAGCGCTACGGCGACGACGAGCTCGTCTTCGGCGTCTTCGACCCGCGCCGCGGCCTGCGCGGCGCCATCCCGGAGGAGTACCGGGGCGGCTACGCCTACAACTCCAAGCTCGCCGCCGGTCTCGCCGCCGGCATCGCGGGCGAACTGGAGAAGCGGCTGCCGGACGAGAGCGCCGACACCGAGGACCTGGAACCGGGCAGCTTCTCCGGCCCGCGGATCGTGATCCTCGTCGACGACTACGACGTCCTCACCACGGCAGGCCAGCAGCCGCTCGCGCCCTTCGTGCCGTACATCCCCTCGGCCGTCGACATCGGCCTGCACTTCATCCTCACCCGCCGGGTCGCGGGCGCCTCCCGCGGACTGTACGAGCCGTTGCAGCAGGGCCTGCGCGAGTCCGGCGCCTCGGCGCTGGTGATGTCGGGCGACCGCAGTGAGGGCCAGCTCTTTCCCGGCGTGTACGCGAGCGTGCAGCCGCCCGGCCGAGGAGTGCTGGTGCGCAGGGGCCAGACCAACCGGTTGATCCAGACCGTCTACACGGGGACCAGGTGA
- the eccD gene encoding type VII secretion integral membrane protein EccD: protein MVSTAASFRTQLSRVTLIGERRRADIVLPSDTPIGQLLPDILQLLDDRAASRPTTRQLITSDGSALPHDATLSSAEVPDGAVLRLVRAHAAPPAPVVHDVTDQVADDLDLRGWRWRPSVRRTAAGVATVVFAVIAALLARREFALESVATGLALVTALFLVVGAAIAKIGEGNRGLATALLLASGGLGLLTAWTAADAYDWSGTARLAGVAAALVLTLVMLAYCSPLGRGGLIGAVAIVGVTAVWEAVALAQDRADRIGAVMAVVSVILLGLLPRFALMASGLTALDDKRSSGTSVSRHEVGNALAATHRGLALATVVIAASAAAGGWLLTTAKEPTVWTVALASLTAVVLLSRARAFPLVAEVVALFGAAALLVVRLAVLWLDHAGGAGALVLLAAAALLPLLVLAVEPPEHVQVRLRRFADLIESLGVIGLFPLAIGAFGIYGQLLNKF, encoded by the coding sequence GTGGTGAGCACAGCAGCTTCGTTCCGGACCCAGCTCAGCAGGGTCACCCTGATCGGTGAGCGGCGACGCGCCGACATCGTGTTGCCGTCGGACACTCCGATCGGCCAGCTGCTCCCCGACATACTCCAGTTGCTCGACGACCGGGCCGCGTCCCGGCCGACCACCCGGCAGCTGATCACCTCCGACGGTTCCGCGCTGCCGCATGACGCCACGCTGTCGTCCGCGGAGGTCCCCGACGGCGCCGTACTGCGCCTGGTGCGCGCCCACGCCGCACCGCCGGCGCCGGTCGTGCACGACGTCACCGACCAGGTCGCTGACGACCTCGACCTGCGCGGCTGGCGCTGGCGTCCCTCGGTACGCCGTACCGCCGCCGGTGTGGCCACGGTCGTGTTCGCCGTGATCGCGGCGCTGCTGGCCCGGCGCGAGTTCGCGCTGGAGTCCGTGGCCACCGGGCTGGCGCTCGTCACCGCGCTGTTCCTGGTCGTCGGTGCGGCGATCGCGAAGATAGGCGAGGGCAACCGGGGCCTGGCCACCGCGCTGCTGCTCGCCTCCGGCGGACTCGGCCTGCTGACCGCCTGGACCGCCGCCGACGCCTACGACTGGTCCGGAACCGCCCGGCTGGCCGGTGTCGCCGCCGCGCTGGTGCTCACTCTCGTGATGCTCGCCTACTGTTCGCCGCTCGGCCGGGGCGGGCTCATCGGGGCCGTAGCGATCGTCGGTGTGACCGCCGTGTGGGAGGCCGTCGCCCTCGCGCAGGACCGGGCGGACCGGATCGGTGCCGTGATGGCGGTGGTCTCCGTCATCCTGCTCGGGCTGCTGCCGCGGTTCGCGCTGATGGCATCAGGACTCACCGCGCTCGACGACAAGCGTTCCTCGGGCACCTCGGTGAGCCGGCACGAGGTCGGCAACGCCCTCGCCGCCACCCACCGAGGACTCGCCCTCGCCACCGTGGTCATCGCGGCCTCGGCCGCCGCCGGCGGCTGGCTGCTGACCACCGCGAAGGAGCCGACCGTCTGGACGGTGGCTCTCGCCTCCCTCACCGCCGTCGTGCTGCTGTCACGGGCGCGGGCGTTCCCGTTGGTCGCCGAGGTCGTGGCGCTCTTCGGGGCGGCGGCGCTGCTCGTCGTACGGCTCGCGGTGCTGTGGCTGGACCACGCGGGAGGCGCCGGCGCGCTCGTCCTGCTCGCCGCGGCGGCGCTGCTGCCGTTGCTGGTCCTCGCGGTGGAGCCGCCGGAGCACGTCCAGGTACGGCTGCGACGGTTCGCCGACCTGATCGAGTCCCTCGGTGTGATCGGGCTGTTCCCGCTCGCCATCGGGGCGTTCGGCATCTACGGGCAACTGCTCAACAAGTTCTGA
- a CDS encoding HD domain-containing protein, whose product MPQERPSGTGAEMSLSEVETVARAAHAGQTDKAGRPYAEHLSAVAEGVRARGGGDELVAAAWLHDALEDGVLSEQWLETAALSQHTKDVVRAMTKQPDEEPEAYASRILAVPGARLVKASDLAHNADPGRLAVLDEHTALRLKQKYAAMRKRLGLAPGD is encoded by the coding sequence ATGCCGCAGGAGAGGCCGTCCGGGACCGGGGCGGAGATGAGTCTGAGCGAGGTCGAGACCGTCGCCCGTGCCGCGCACGCCGGGCAGACGGACAAGGCCGGACGGCCCTACGCCGAGCATCTGTCGGCCGTCGCCGAGGGCGTACGTGCCCGCGGCGGGGGCGATGAGCTGGTCGCGGCTGCCTGGCTGCACGACGCCCTGGAGGACGGTGTGCTCAGCGAGCAGTGGCTGGAAACAGCCGCGCTGTCGCAGCACACCAAGGACGTCGTCCGGGCCATGACCAAACAGCCGGACGAGGAGCCGGAGGCGTACGCGAGTCGGATTCTGGCCGTCCCCGGCGCCCGGCTGGTGAAGGCGTCCGACCTCGCGCACAACGCCGACCCAGGCCGTCTCGCCGTACTCGACGAGCACACCGCCCTGCGGCTGAAGCAGAAGTACGCCGCCATGCGGAAGAGGCTCGGCCTGGCCCCGGGCGACTGA
- a CDS encoding DUF6508 domain-containing protein — MTDPVHYITVTAPDGEVVGYAWGDGTDVEWINRKASSSAAYDAGMEWYTKVREAHERGLTPLGVLNLLSHEPGVGRVTEAPDVAALEELSRVVTPADDRRLLAQLDRDDAAAWQELADAFDALTDEDRDVKWGGGHTLPSGAIHVPFPLYSKPLQRAVASLHRVGAVTPEYRWTDSPMPEVSPAGRLRPADAVRAATTLVRGEHFSDGTIAEAVESGLLDAVAASLRAWFADPSIGQPRADADQPPSKATAAAPPATEPTPLAPTLRPTQLMCRFCGGSPAADVTFRAHRGLVIFMGFKRMDGPMCMTCGLAVHRTLTTHTLCVGWWSPFSLFVFAPLTLVRNLLAVRKVKQLPAPGPGTLGPRYDPGVPIHRRPRAYVAFVPVLWVLFMIVTGLSGGV; from the coding sequence ATGACCGACCCCGTGCACTACATCACCGTCACCGCCCCCGACGGCGAGGTCGTCGGATACGCCTGGGGCGATGGCACCGACGTCGAGTGGATCAACCGGAAGGCGAGCAGCAGCGCCGCCTACGACGCCGGGATGGAGTGGTACACGAAGGTCCGTGAGGCCCATGAACGTGGCCTCACCCCCCTCGGCGTCCTCAACCTGCTCAGCCACGAACCCGGTGTCGGGCGGGTCACCGAGGCTCCGGACGTCGCCGCGCTCGAGGAACTCTCCCGCGTCGTCACCCCAGCTGACGACCGGCGCCTGCTCGCCCAGCTCGACCGTGACGACGCGGCGGCGTGGCAGGAACTCGCCGACGCCTTCGACGCGCTCACGGACGAGGACCGGGACGTGAAGTGGGGCGGGGGGCACACGTTGCCGAGCGGTGCCATTCACGTGCCGTTCCCCCTCTACAGCAAGCCACTTCAGCGCGCCGTCGCCTCCCTGCACCGCGTCGGCGCGGTCACCCCCGAGTACCGGTGGACGGACAGCCCGATGCCCGAGGTGTCGCCGGCCGGACGGCTGCGGCCCGCCGACGCCGTGCGTGCCGCCACCACGCTCGTGCGCGGGGAGCACTTCAGCGACGGGACGATCGCCGAGGCGGTGGAGAGCGGACTCCTCGACGCCGTCGCGGCGTCGCTGCGCGCCTGGTTCGCCGACCCTTCCATCGGTCAGCCGCGGGCCGACGCGGACCAGCCTCCGTCCAAAGCCACAGCCGCAGCCCCACCCGCCACCGAGCCGACCCCACTCGCCCCCACCCTCCGCCCCACCCAACTGATGTGCAGGTTCTGCGGAGGTTCCCCCGCCGCGGACGTCACTTTCCGGGCCCATCGAGGCCTCGTCATCTTCATGGGGTTCAAGCGGATGGACGGCCCGATGTGCATGACCTGCGGGCTGGCCGTGCACCGGACGCTGACCACCCACACGCTCTGCGTGGGCTGGTGGAGTCCCTTCTCCCTGTTCGTCTTCGCCCCGTTGACGCTGGTGAGGAACCTTCTCGCCGTGCGCAAGGTGAAGCAACTCCCGGCCCCGGGGCCGGGGACGCTCGGCCCGCGCTACGACCCCGGCGTCCCCATCCACCGACGGCCGCGGGCGTACGTCGCGTTCGTCCCGGTGCTGTGGGTGCTCTTCATGATCGTGACGGGTTTGTCGGGCGGGGTGTGA